The window ACCAACCCCGTCGAAGCAGCCGGGAATGCGGATATCCTCAGCGAGTCCGTTGCTGAATTGGTGGAGGTTAAACGCCAGACACACGCCCGGTTCGACAAGCTCTGTCCTTCCCGCACCATCATGACCACCAACACTTCCAGTCTACTGGTCTCGGACATCGAAGGTGCCGTCTCACGTGGTGATAGGTTTGCCGCAATGCACTTCCACGGCGGGCTGGGGTCACTGGTGGACATCATGCGGGGACCTCGGACCTCGGATGAGACCGTGGAGTTCCTGAAGCGGTTCGCGCGCAGCATCGGGGAAGTGCCCATGGTCATGAAGAAGGAAAAGGGCGGCTACCTGTTCAACACCATGCTCGGTGGTCTTCTGCGTACCGCGCTCATCCTGGCAGCCGGAGGTTACGGCGACCCACATGATATCGACCGGGCATATATGATGGTCACGGGACAACCCGCCGGACCCTTTGCCATGATGGACGGCGTCGGCCTGAACATCGTCCTCGAGGCCGGTCAGGGCCTGACAAGTAATGATACCGAAGTTACCCAGGAGCAGATGATGGCCTTCATCCTCCCCTATGTTGAGCGCGGTGAACTGGGCATGAAAACCGGGAAGGGGTTCTACACGTACCCCAATCCCGCCTTCCAGCAGCCGGATTTCCTCACCGGGGAGAACGACTAGGCGTTAGTACTGCCTGAAGGGCGAAAGGAGCAAGATATGCCAAGCAAAGTATCACCGTTGGTACACATCGAGATAGCTGTCCGTGACGCTGAAGAAGCCTACCAGTTCCTCAAGCGGGTCTTCGGCGCGGAAAAGACCCAGCTCAAGTTCGCCGGCATGTTGGACGGTCCCGGCGCACATGTTGTTCACGTAGAGCTGGGTGGGGTCGTGCTCCAGTTCATCGAACCCCGGATGGAGGGAACTCTCTGGTCGGACTTCCTCAAGGAGAAGGGCCCGGGTGTGCACAACCTTACTTTCACCGTGGAGAACATGGACGAGACGGTGAGCGCCCTGGAAAAGGAGGGTGCCCCTGTACTGCTCAAGTTCCCCCTGGACTGGTCCTATATGACAGAAATCATGCCTCCCGGTGTCAGTGTCAAGGAGAACCAGGCCCCGGTGCACATGATTGACACCATGGAGAAGGTCGGATTCAGGCTCGAACTAGGTGAAGCAACCGTTGGAGAAGATGGTTCTCTGCCGGACCTGAAAGACATCAAGTAGAGTCAGCTACCTATCGGTATTGGTTTGTAACAGGGTAATTCGGGCGCTATCCTGGCGCCTTTTGTTCTCGGCGCGAAGTAATCACATTCAGGGATATGGAGGTAAACAAATGGCAGACCGGTTTCCGCTTCTTTTCAGTCCTATCAAGGTAGGTCCCGTCACCATTCCGAACCGTATAGTAGTCCCGGGACACTACCCGGCAATGCGTGACCCGGACATGCTGCCCGGAGACCGCCTGATAGCCTACTGGGAATCGAAGGCTAAGGGTGGAGTGGGCCTTATCTGCACCGGGGTCTGGGGCGTCCACCGGTCAACCCTGATGGTGCCCAGCCTCATGCCCAACCACACCGAGAAACTGAAGAGAGCGGCCGACGCGATAAAACAGCACGGCACCCGGTTCTTTGTCCAGCTCTGGCACGGCGGGTCTTCGTCGGCGTCAGAGCTGGTGGGTAACCAGGCGTGGTCCGCTTCGGCGGTACCTCGTGCCGCCGGCGGTGGCATTCCCCATGAAATGACCAGGGAAGAGATAAAGGAAGTCGTCGAGGCCTTTGCCTGGAGTGCGGCCGAAGTGAAGAAAGCAGGGGTCGACGGCGTGGAACTGCATGGTGCCCATGGGTACCTGTTCAACCAGTTCATGTCACCGGTGACCAATCACCGCACCGACGAGTACGGTGGCAGCCTCGAGGGGCGGATGAGGTTTACCCTGGAGGTCATCGATGCCGTCCGTGCCGCTGTTGGCAGTGACTTCGTGGTGGGCATCAGGTTCAATGGAGACGAGTTCAGGCCGGGTGGATACACTATCGAGGACATGAAGGTAATGGCCCCGATGATGGCCAACACCGGAAAGTTGGACTACCTGAACGTCAGCACAGGCAGTTACCTGACCATTGCGCCCATGTACTACCCGCTGGGCCACTCCGTTTACCTGGCAGCGAACATCAAGGAAGTGGTAGACCTGCCCGTCTGCTGTATCGGCCGTATCAATGACCCAACCCAGGCGGAGAAGATACTTGAGGAGCGGCAGGCGGACCTTGTGGCAATGAACCGGGCTACGATATGCGACCCCGAGCTTCCGAACAAGGCCCGCGAAGGCAGGGTCGAAGAGATACGCAAGTGTATGTCCTGCTCCGAAGGCTGCTGGCAGAATGTCCAGCAGAACCGCCATCCACAGGGGATTACGTGCGCCTATAACCCCACTGTGGGCAAGGAGAGTATCCTCGGCTGGCTGGAGCTGGTACCGGTGACGGAAAAGAAGAAGGTGATGGTCATTGGCGGCGGCCCTGCCGGAATGGAAATGGCCCGCGTAGCCGCGGCGCGCGGCCACGACGTTTCCCTCTGGGACAAGAGCGATGACCTCGGCGGGCTGACCCTGACCGCTGCCAAAGCGCCCGGACGGGAAGACATCGGGGAACTGGCACGTTATTACCGGTACCAGATGAATCTGAACAACGTGAATGTACACCTCAACTCCGAGGTGACCGTGGATGCCGTACTCGAACAGGCACCGGATATTGTCGTTATTGCCACCGGCTCACTACCGTACGTCCCCGACGACATCCCCGGTGTCGACCAGGACAACGTCGTCGATGTCCGGGACGTCCTCAACGACACGGTTGAAGTCGGGCAGAACGTGGTTGTCATTGATAACCAGTCGCACATTCAGGGACTCAGTACCGCTGATTATCTGCTCCAACAGGGCAAGAAAGTGGAAGTCGTCTTCCCGGGACAGTATCCGGGGCCCTCAGTTGAGAATATCACCCGTGCTGTCCTGCTTCAGCGGCTGCTCATGAACGGGGTCACACTAACCCCTAATACCAGGGTCAGAGAGATATCTGGTAACAAGGTCACTGTGACCAACATCTACACCGAGGAAGATAGAATCATTGATGGTATTGATACCGTGGTCCTCGCCTTTGGCGGCGTCGAGAACAACGGACTGTACTATGCACTCAAGGACAAAGTGAAGAACATCCACGTCATCGGTGACTGCCGGGGCGTTAAAAAGATACTCTGGGCCGTTAATGACGGCGCTGTCCTGGCAAGGTCGATTTAAAAAACGCACCGGACTTCTGTGGTATGCCACAGAAGTCCGGCACCTTCTCAAGCTGTAATAATGACATTGTGCAGGTAGTGGACTCCGTACTGACGGATACGATAGTCTGCCATATTGGGTTACGA is drawn from Dehalococcoidales bacterium and contains these coding sequences:
- a CDS encoding 3-hydroxyacyl-CoA dehydrogenase NAD-binding domain-containing protein translates to MDEVKKVCVLGAGTMGGRISLMSAVRGGYEVTVYDISEEALQNCPDRQRQMGAMMIAAGAVNQEELDAGMARISYTTNPVEAAGNADILSESVAELVEVKRQTHARFDKLCPSRTIMTTNTSSLLVSDIEGAVSRGDRFAAMHFHGGLGSLVDIMRGPRTSDETVEFLKRFARSIGEVPMVMKKEKGGYLFNTMLGGLLRTALILAAGGYGDPHDIDRAYMMVTGQPAGPFAMMDGVGLNIVLEAGQGLTSNDTEVTQEQMMAFILPYVERGELGMKTGKGFYTYPNPAFQQPDFLTGEND
- a CDS encoding VOC family protein, whose amino-acid sequence is MPSKVSPLVHIEIAVRDAEEAYQFLKRVFGAEKTQLKFAGMLDGPGAHVVHVELGGVVLQFIEPRMEGTLWSDFLKEKGPGVHNLTFTVENMDETVSALEKEGAPVLLKFPLDWSYMTEIMPPGVSVKENQAPVHMIDTMEKVGFRLELGEATVGEDGSLPDLKDIK
- a CDS encoding FAD-dependent oxidoreductase → MADRFPLLFSPIKVGPVTIPNRIVVPGHYPAMRDPDMLPGDRLIAYWESKAKGGVGLICTGVWGVHRSTLMVPSLMPNHTEKLKRAADAIKQHGTRFFVQLWHGGSSSASELVGNQAWSASAVPRAAGGGIPHEMTREEIKEVVEAFAWSAAEVKKAGVDGVELHGAHGYLFNQFMSPVTNHRTDEYGGSLEGRMRFTLEVIDAVRAAVGSDFVVGIRFNGDEFRPGGYTIEDMKVMAPMMANTGKLDYLNVSTGSYLTIAPMYYPLGHSVYLAANIKEVVDLPVCCIGRINDPTQAEKILEERQADLVAMNRATICDPELPNKAREGRVEEIRKCMSCSEGCWQNVQQNRHPQGITCAYNPTVGKESILGWLELVPVTEKKKVMVIGGGPAGMEMARVAAARGHDVSLWDKSDDLGGLTLTAAKAPGREDIGELARYYRYQMNLNNVNVHLNSEVTVDAVLEQAPDIVVIATGSLPYVPDDIPGVDQDNVVDVRDVLNDTVEVGQNVVVIDNQSHIQGLSTADYLLQQGKKVEVVFPGQYPGPSVENITRAVLLQRLLMNGVTLTPNTRVREISGNKVTVTNIYTEEDRIIDGIDTVVLAFGGVENNGLYYALKDKVKNIHVIGDCRGVKKILWAVNDGAVLARSI